In one Lolium rigidum isolate FL_2022 chromosome 3, APGP_CSIRO_Lrig_0.1, whole genome shotgun sequence genomic region, the following are encoded:
- the LOC124695474 gene encoding protein trichome birefringence-like 28 yields MQQRRKSVFGSAPYAMKQAALGAGVAARKNGTPLSMAAVVFSLFVFATFLYNEDIKSIADFPFSAGALRAKSPDLHLLQEAEAAAHQAVTTLARRGEEVIVRVLDAPATATLRPAANGSITGTVVVARANAALAKANANAAAKEEEGQEKDRDVTLPRVLGGGGAEEAKRREDEEVAERASTAKAAAATAALRTVVSVPETCDLYRGGWVHDEVNAPVYKEAQCEFLTEQVTCMRNGRRDDSYQKWRWQPTDCDLPRFDALLLLERLRNKRLMFVGDSLNRNQWESMVCLVQSVIPKGHKTLTKFVNNGSSNIFYAHDYNATVEFYWAPFLVESNSDNPKVHSVPNRIIQWHSIAKHAQNWVGVDYLVFNTYIWWLNELNMKVLKGSFEEGATEYEEVDRPVAYSQVLKTWAKWVDRNIDPNRTTVFFMGMSPNHITPEAWGNQGGIKCAMETQPISNRSATLDVGTDWRLYAGAQDVMRTFRRVPVHFVDITALSELRKDAHTSVHTLRQGKLLTPEQQADPRTFADCIHWCLPGLPDTWNQFLYAHIVSRPWTTASTTEA; encoded by the exons ATGCAGCAGCGTCGCAAGTCGGTGTTCGGGTCGGCGCCGTACGCGATGAAGCAGGCTGCGCTGGGCGCGGGCGTGGCGGCGCGGAAGAACGGCACGCCGCTGTCGATGGCGGCGGTGGTGTTCTCGCTGTTCGTGTTCGCGACGTTCCTCTACAACGAGGACATCAAGTCCATCGCCGACTTCCCCTTCAGCGCCGGCGCGCTCCGGGCCAAGTCCCCAGACCTGCACCTCCTGCAGGAGGCCGAGGCCGCCGCGCACCAGGCCGTCACCACCCTCGCCAGGCGCGGCGAGGAGGTCATCGTGCGCGTCCTCGACGCGCCCGCCACGGCGACCCTTCGGCCGGCGGCCAACGGCAGCATcaccgggacggtggtggtggctagGGCCAATGCCGCCCTCGCCAAAGCCAACGCCAACGCGgccgcgaaggaggaggaggggcaggagAAGGACAGGGACGTGACGCTGCCCAGAGtgctgggaggcggcggcgcggaggaggcgaAGCGGCGGGAGGACGAGGAGGTGGCCGAGAGGGCCTCCACTGCCAAGGCtgccgcggcgacggcggcgctgcgGACGGTGGTGAGCGTGCCGGAGACGTGCGACCTGTACCGCGGCGGCTGGGTGCACGACGAGGTGAACGCGCCGGTGTACAAGGAGGCGCAGTGCGAGTTCCTGACGGAGCAGGTCACCTGCATGCGCAACGGCCGCCGCGACGACTCGTACCAGAAGTGGCGGTGGCAGCCCACCGACTGCGACCTCCCGCG GTTCGacgcgctgctgctgctggagcGGCTTCGCAACAAGCGGCTGATGTTCGTGGGCGACTCGCTGAACCGAAACCAGTGGGAGTCGATGGTGTGCCTGGTGCAGTCGGTGATCCCCAAAGGCCACAAGACCCTCACCAAGTTCGTCAACAATGGTTCCAGCAACATCTTCTACGCCCAT GACTACAACGCGACAGTGGAGTTCTACTGGGCGCCCTTCCTGGTGGAGTCCAACTCCGACAACCCCAAGGTGCACAGCGTCCCCAACCGCATCATCCAGTGGCACTCCATCGCCAAGCACGCCCAGAACTGGGTCGGCGTCGACTACCTCGTCTTCAACACCTACATCTGGTGGCTCAATGAGCTCAACATGAAAGTCTT GAAAGGGTCGTTCGAGGAAGGGGCTACCGAGTACGAGGAGGTCGACCGGCCCGTGGCGTACAGCCAGGTGCTCAAGACATGGGCAAAGTGGGTGGACCGCAACATTGACCCCAACAGGACCACCGTCTTCTTCATGGGCATGTCACCCAACCACATCAC GCCGGAGGCGTGGGGCAACCAGGGCGGCATCAAGTGCGCGATGGAGACGCAGCCGATCAGCAACCGGAGCGCGACGCTGGACGTGGGCACGGACTGGCGCCTCTACGCCGGCGCCCAGGACGTGATGCGGACGTTCCGGCGCGTGCCCGTGCACTTCGTGGACATCACGGCGCTGTCCGAGCTGCGCAAGGACGCGCACACCTCCGTGCACACGCTCCGGCAGGGGAAGctgctcacgccggagcagcaggccGACCCCAGGACGTTCGCCGACTGCATCCACTGGTGCCTGCCGGGACTCCCCGACACCTGGAACCAGTTCCTCTACGCCCACATCGTGTCCAGGCCCTGGACGACTGCATCCACTACTGAAGCGTAG